The window AAAAATTTTTTAAAAACGGTTGATAGAATGGCAAAAGCAAAAGCAAGGCGTAGAGTACGTGATACATGGAAAGAAAAATCTTGGTATACAATTAAAACACCAGTGAATTTTGAAGATAAAGAAATTGGAGAAACTCCAGCAAGAGATTCTGAACTTCTCATTGGAAGGGGAGTAGAGGTTACTATGAGGGAATTAAGTGGTGATTTCTCAAAACAATACATAAAACTTAGGTTTGAAATTGATAATGTAGCAGGTAATGTTGCTAATACTAAATTTACTGGTCATAAAACTACTACTGATTATGTAAGAAGTATGATTAGAAGGGGAACTTCTAGAATTGATGCATCTGCAATAGTTAAAACTAAAGATGATAAAAAAATTAAACTTCATGTGCTTGCAGTAACTGTAAGAAGAGCTAAATCTTCTCAACAAAAATACATGAGACAAGTTATTGAAGATTTAATTAAGGAAAATGCTGCTGAAAAAACTTTCGATGAATTGATTAAAACAGTTGTTAATGGTAAACTAGGTTCTGAAATTTACCATAATGCTAAAAAAATCTATCCTCTCAAAAGAGTGGAGATTATTAAAAGTAAAGTAATCAAT of the Methanobrevibacter oralis genome contains:
- a CDS encoding 30S ribosomal protein S3ae, with the translated sequence MAKAKARRRVRDTWKEKSWYTIKTPVNFEDKEIGETPARDSELLIGRGVEVTMRELSGDFSKQYIKLRFEIDNVAGNVANTKFTGHKTTTDYVRSMIRRGTSRIDASAIVKTKDDKKIKLHVLAVTVRRAKSSQQKYMRQVIEDLIKENAAEKTFDELIKTVVNGKLGSEIYHNAKKIYPLKRVEIIKSKVIN